From Carettochelys insculpta isolate YL-2023 chromosome 22, ASM3395843v1, whole genome shotgun sequence, one genomic window encodes:
- the ZFP36 gene encoding mRNA decay activator protein ZFP36 gives MSSMVDVKTLYENLRNLSLSEEREVALPAFQRRHSASTEPLGAASEGHVWPLRTVWSPSSEQLPEPAAPRPPFRTDRSLSMVEGKALPPPPPGFPPLQPPPAPALSSRYKTELCRTFSETGRCRYGAKCQFAHGPAELRSLSRHPKYKTELCHKFYLHGECPYGSRCHFVHYPEERGLAASPQLLRQSLSYTGVPAARQGSPPPGISDPASFTRAPSISPPPASDLLSVPFSRLNSEPVPRVATLGEAASNPAGCCTCRCGGSTRLGAFESPQDYFAAALSAPVTSSLPRTPSSNSLSDPECYSSSGSLSGSESPVFDLLPTSGGRGGGRRLPIFNRISVSE, from the exons ATGAGCTCCATGGTGGACGTGAAAACCTTGTACGAG AACCTGCGCAACCTGAGCCTGAGCGAGGAGCGGGAGGTGGCCCTGCCTGCCTTCCAGCGCCGCCATTCGGCCAGCACAGAGCCCCTGGGGGCTGCCAGCGAAGGCCACGTCTGGCCCCTGCGCACCGTCtggagccccagctctgagcagctGCCCGAGCCGGCGGCCCCGCGCCCGCCCTTCCGCACCGACCGCTCCCTCAGCATGGTGGAGGGcaaggccctgcccccgcccccgcccggcttCCCCCCGCTGCAGCCCCCGCCGGCCCCAGCCCTCTCGTCCCGCTACAAGACAGAGCTGTGCCGCACCTTCAGCGAGACGGGCCGGTGCCGCTATGGGGCCAAGTGCCAGTTTGCCCACGGGCCAGCTGAGCTGCGGAGCCTGAGCCGCCACCCCAAGTACAAGACTGAGCTATGTCACAAGTTCTACCTCCACGGCGAGTGCCCCTACGGCTCCCGCTGCCACTTCGTCCACTACCCGGAGGAGCGGGGCCTGGCTGCCTCCCCGCAGCTGCTGCGCCAGAGCCTGAGCTACACAGGGGTGCCTGCTGCCCGGCAGGGCTCCCCGCCGCCCGGTATCTCTGACCCAGCCTCCTTCACCCGGGCACCGTCCATCTCCCCGCCTCCCGCCAGCGACCTCCTCTCGGTGCCCTTCAGCCGCCTCAACTCAGAGCCTGTGCCTCGTGTGGCCACCCTGGGAGAAGCCGCCAGCAACCCCGCAGGCTGCTGCACCTGCCGCTGTGGGGGCAGCACCAGGCTGGGTGCCTTCGAGAGCCCTCAGGACTACTTCGCTGCTGCCCTGAGTGCACCTGTCACTTCCAGCCTCCCCAGGACCCCTTCCTCCAACTCCCTCTCTGACCCAGAGTGCtacagcagctctggcagcctgAGTGGGTCTGAGTCGCCCGTCTTTGACCTGCTGCCCACCAgtgggggccggggcgggggccgcCGGCTGCCCATCTTCAACCGCATCTCTGTGTCAGAGTGA